The following coding sequences are from one Gemmatimonadaceae bacterium window:
- a CDS encoding YdeI/OmpD-associated family protein, which yields MTDWPLVLSPQSPQSAVGTRSRHEDTRLIFETMQPKFFEKPADFRRWLKENHASETELWVGFYKKSTGKPSITWPEAVDQALCFGWIDGVRKSLDAESYTNRFTPRRRGSNWSLVNIKKAGELIESGLMQSAGKRAFEARDPAKSGVYLFEQQKTATLPPAEKKRFKANKRAWQFFESQPPGYRKLAIRWVLNAKLEATRDRRLATLIKDSAAGRRLAPLATPRKR from the coding sequence GTGACGGACTGGCCGTTGGTCCTGAGTCCGCAAAGCCCTCAATCAGCAGTCGGCACCAGGAGCCGTCACGAGGACACAAGATTAATTTTTGAAACGATGCAGCCGAAATTCTTTGAAAAACCTGCCGACTTTCGCCGCTGGCTCAAGGAAAACCATGCGTCCGAGACCGAGCTTTGGGTGGGGTTCTACAAGAAGAGCACCGGGAAGCCCAGCATCACGTGGCCCGAGGCGGTGGATCAGGCGCTCTGCTTCGGGTGGATCGACGGCGTTCGAAAATCACTCGACGCCGAGAGTTACACGAACCGTTTCACTCCTCGACGGCGCGGCAGCAACTGGAGCTTGGTCAACATCAAGAAGGCAGGAGAGCTCATTGAGAGCGGACTCATGCAATCCGCCGGGAAACGAGCATTCGAGGCGCGCGACCCGGCCAAATCGGGCGTCTACCTGTTCGAGCAGCAAAAAACTGCGACGCTGCCGCCGGCCGAAAAAAAGCGTTTCAAGGCCAACAAGCGCGCCTGGCAATTCTTTGAGTCCCAGCCGCCCGGTTATCGCAAGCTTGCCATCCGTTGGGTTCTGAACGCCAAATTGGAAGCGACACGCGACCGCCGCCTTGCTACACTGATCAAGGATTCAGCGGCGGGCAGAAGACTTGCACCCCTCGCAACGCCGAGGAAACGTTGA
- a CDS encoding S8 family serine peptidase produces the protein MPLRANLRQWSVILAPTAALLAACTDAPTRIAAPTSSAAVRTSLSPASGIPTGKTVVIFKDTSSIPLAGLALLNSVGGTVTTRWDNIGVAFVSGLSTSALATLSANTLVESVGSDRILNWLPNVRTAGAIQGDAAAVPQNNPANASYYANGTQWNMRVIQADKAWVAGKQGLPSTRVAILDTGIDYGHREIRTLVDLNASESFANLIVGVADGVPSVSAPIEPQLPGDSAFMDNHFHGTHVASTVASNNISVASIAPDITLIAVKVLSMTGSGSFESVASGIRHAAGPANADVINMSLGAGVEPGEEGAPALLELMRRVIKDAEKQGAVVISAAGNAAINLDVGTIVYTPCEQSTICVSATGPLMQQNFDQPAEYTNYGMSAIEVAAPGGNASDTAEYVNQDLIIGACSRRAGEAGLAPCRVSTDGVVYFYAYAAGTSMASPHVAGQAAMIKSDNPSLSVAGIRAKILGTADDIGVKGRDIYSNYGRINVARALGLK, from the coding sequence ATGCCTCTCCGAGCCAACCTTCGCCAGTGGTCCGTGATTCTCGCACCCACTGCAGCGCTTCTCGCCGCGTGCACCGATGCTCCGACCAGAATCGCCGCGCCGACGTCCTCTGCGGCAGTCCGAACATCGCTCAGTCCCGCGAGCGGAATCCCCACCGGAAAAACTGTCGTAATCTTCAAGGACACCTCCTCCATTCCGCTCGCAGGTCTCGCGCTCCTCAACTCCGTCGGCGGGACAGTCACCACGCGCTGGGACAATATCGGAGTCGCATTCGTCTCCGGACTGTCTACGAGCGCACTGGCAACACTGAGCGCCAACACGCTCGTCGAATCCGTAGGCAGCGACCGCATCCTCAACTGGCTGCCCAACGTCAGGACGGCGGGCGCGATACAAGGCGATGCAGCGGCGGTGCCGCAAAACAATCCCGCGAACGCGTCGTACTATGCCAATGGAACGCAGTGGAACATGCGCGTCATTCAGGCCGACAAAGCGTGGGTAGCGGGAAAGCAGGGCCTTCCGTCGACCCGCGTCGCGATTCTGGATACAGGAATCGACTATGGTCACCGCGAGATTCGCACTCTTGTCGACCTCAACGCATCAGAGTCCTTTGCGAACCTGATCGTTGGGGTTGCCGATGGTGTTCCTTCGGTCAGTGCTCCAATCGAGCCGCAGCTTCCCGGTGACTCTGCGTTCATGGACAATCACTTCCACGGCACGCACGTCGCTTCTACCGTTGCTTCCAACAACATCAGCGTCGCGAGCATCGCTCCTGACATCACTCTCATCGCGGTGAAAGTGCTCAGCATGACAGGCAGCGGATCGTTTGAGAGCGTGGCCAGCGGAATTCGTCACGCCGCAGGTCCAGCTAACGCCGACGTCATCAACATGAGCCTTGGCGCAGGGGTGGAGCCGGGTGAAGAGGGAGCTCCCGCTCTGCTGGAGTTGATGAGGCGCGTCATCAAGGATGCCGAAAAGCAGGGGGCGGTCGTCATTTCCGCCGCGGGGAACGCTGCGATCAACCTCGACGTTGGAACCATCGTCTACACACCGTGCGAGCAGAGCACGATCTGCGTTTCGGCGACGGGGCCGCTCATGCAGCAGAATTTCGATCAGCCCGCCGAGTACACGAACTACGGCATGTCGGCGATCGAGGTCGCAGCACCGGGTGGAAATGCGTCGGATACGGCGGAGTACGTCAATCAGGATCTGATTATCGGTGCCTGCTCGCGACGAGCTGGTGAGGCGGGTCTCGCCCCCTGCCGAGTCAGCACTGACGGAGTCGTTTATTTCTACGCGTACGCAGCGGGGACGAGCATGGCGAGCCCGCATGTGGCCGGCCAGGCCGCGATGATCAAGTCGGACAACCCGAGCCTCTCTGTCGCCGGGATCCGCGCGAAGATCCTCGGCACCGCAGACGACATCGGGGTGAAAGGCCGGGATATCTACTCGAACTACGGACGCATCAACGTCGCGAGGGCGCTTGGTCTGAAATAA
- a CDS encoding ribbon-helix-helix protein, CopG family yields MKNASVTIRLDVKLQRELDRLSRRLGRSRSDLVRDAVRRQIALLRFEQARRGLLPLAEARGILTDEDVFDAVS; encoded by the coding sequence ATGAAGAACGCCAGCGTGACGATTCGCCTCGATGTCAAGCTCCAACGAGAGCTGGACCGGCTCAGTCGGCGTCTGGGCCGAAGCCGCAGCGACCTTGTCCGCGATGCGGTGCGCCGGCAGATCGCGTTGCTGCGCTTCGAGCAGGCCAGACGCGGGCTCCTGCCGCTGGCCGAAGCGCGCGGAATCCTGACGGATGAGGACGTGTTCGATGCGGTCTCGTGA
- a CDS encoding flavodoxin family protein produces the protein MPQPLKAIFLVGTLKKKQVLSHTLTLCEVVADILKLQEDVDSEIIRLRDYNIQPGTRTEIDDDDWPKIVEKMIASDIVIFATPIWWGIQSSLIQRIIERLDELNDELLETGKSEFANKVGGIVITGDEDGAEHIIGNILNFMSWNGFTIPPAPSVTFLGDASGDTKESLKKKFQRRGVYKAARTFARNEAYLARLLRDNPFPQADD, from the coding sequence ATGCCCCAGCCGCTCAAAGCAATCTTTCTCGTAGGCACGCTCAAAAAGAAGCAGGTCCTTTCGCATACGCTGACGCTGTGCGAAGTGGTGGCGGACATCCTCAAATTGCAAGAGGATGTGGACAGCGAGATAATCCGCCTGCGCGACTACAATATCCAGCCCGGCACCAGAACCGAAATCGACGACGACGACTGGCCGAAGATTGTCGAGAAGATGATCGCCTCGGACATCGTCATCTTCGCAACACCGATCTGGTGGGGAATTCAGTCCTCACTCATACAGAGAATCATCGAGCGCCTCGACGAGCTGAATGACGAGCTGCTGGAAACAGGCAAGTCAGAGTTCGCCAACAAGGTTGGCGGCATCGTCATCACGGGCGACGAAGACGGCGCAGAGCACATCATCGGCAATATTCTGAACTTCATGAGCTGGAACGGATTCACGATTCCCCCTGCGCCGTCCGTCACCTTCCTCGGCGACGCCTCCGGCGATACGAAGGAATCGCTGAAGAAGAAATTCCAGCGGCGCGGGGTTTACAAAGCCGCGCGGACCTTTGCCCGCAACGAGGCATACCTCGCACGCCTGCTGAGGGACAACCCATTCCCTCAAGCAGACGATTGA
- a CDS encoding BrnA antitoxin family protein: protein MTAKRRPGSSARGRRARKNVLHVPDSAIDFSDIPPLSREQLAAMRRVGRPPIGGATKRPIAFRINPNLLQHLRRLAADRGKSYQTLMHDLLEKAVAESQG, encoded by the coding sequence ATGACGGCGAAACGACGACCAGGGTCATCAGCGCGCGGCAGGCGAGCTCGGAAGAACGTGCTGCACGTGCCCGACAGCGCAATCGACTTCTCTGATATTCCACCCCTGAGCCGCGAGCAGTTAGCCGCAATGCGCCGTGTCGGCCGTCCCCCGATTGGTGGCGCGACGAAACGACCGATAGCGTTTCGAATCAACCCGAATCTCCTACAGCACTTGCGGCGCCTCGCGGCCGACCGAGGCAAGTCTTATCAAACGCTGATGCACGATCTCCTGGAGAAGGCCGTCGCCGAGTCTCAGGGATAG
- a CDS encoding D-aminoacylase: MGNVEDAVIANDRVTLSRRSFVATSGNALLAVACAPAVLARRSDYDLVIRGGTLFDGSRVGGRELDLAIENGRIQAIAGRISARGREEIDARGLAVAPGFVDIHSHGDGTLADDPRAESVIRQGITTIVVGADGSSRANGSPEKTFAAHFDSVDALRPGPNIASMVGLGTIRGAVIGDTDLPATPDELTRMTSMVERALADGACGASSGLEYTPGAFASRDELIALCRPLASRRLPYATHMRNEDDRLLEAIDESIAVARGARCALQISHLKTQGPRNWPKLDQVFRLVEESRRDGLDVAFDRYPYVAYATGLTNLFPIWSRDGGTDAFLARLADPAVSPKIRQETLAKVELIGGWDNAQITSVRAAEDRAAEGKRLGAYAKAMISDPYELTVNLLRRNRGDVGMVGFAMSETNLERILAHPLGMVCTDGGAFAVDGPTRRGSPHPRGAGSFPRVLARYVRERKVLTLGDAIRKMTSLPASRVRLADRGRLAVGLAGDVVVFDPARVADTATFEAPFQYPVGISVVVVNGAVTLGDGQRSAIGTGKALRLVGGNRLSRGGSG; this comes from the coding sequence ATGGGAAATGTTGAGGACGCAGTGATAGCCAATGATCGTGTGACCCTCAGCCGACGATCGTTCGTTGCCACGAGCGGGAACGCGCTGCTTGCCGTCGCCTGTGCTCCCGCTGTGCTGGCGCGTCGCAGCGATTACGACCTGGTGATTCGTGGCGGGACGCTCTTCGACGGTTCTCGCGTCGGTGGACGCGAACTGGATCTCGCGATTGAGAATGGGCGAATCCAGGCGATAGCCGGCCGCATCTCTGCGCGTGGACGAGAGGAGATCGATGCGCGCGGGCTCGCGGTTGCACCGGGATTCGTCGACATCCACTCACACGGCGACGGCACGCTCGCCGACGATCCGCGCGCGGAATCCGTCATCAGGCAGGGGATCACTACAATAGTAGTGGGCGCGGACGGTAGCTCCCGAGCGAACGGCTCGCCCGAAAAAACGTTCGCTGCACACTTCGACTCGGTCGATGCTCTACGCCCGGGTCCCAATATCGCGTCGATGGTTGGACTTGGCACCATCCGCGGCGCGGTGATCGGCGACACGGATCTCCCCGCGACTCCGGATGAGCTCACCCGAATGACCTCGATGGTCGAGCGCGCCCTAGCTGACGGAGCATGCGGAGCGTCATCAGGCCTGGAGTACACTCCCGGCGCGTTTGCGTCGCGCGACGAGCTCATTGCGCTGTGCCGTCCGCTCGCGAGTCGTCGCCTGCCCTACGCGACTCACATGCGCAACGAGGACGACCGTCTGCTCGAAGCAATCGACGAGTCGATTGCCGTTGCGCGCGGTGCAAGGTGCGCTCTCCAGATCTCTCACCTGAAAACGCAGGGCCCACGCAACTGGCCGAAGCTCGATCAGGTTTTTCGCCTCGTGGAAGAATCGCGGCGAGACGGTTTGGATGTCGCGTTCGATCGCTATCCATATGTCGCGTACGCAACCGGACTGACGAATCTCTTTCCGATCTGGAGCCGCGACGGCGGGACCGATGCTTTTCTCGCGCGACTCGCCGACCCCGCGGTATCGCCGAAAATCCGCCAGGAAACGCTGGCGAAGGTCGAGCTCATAGGCGGCTGGGACAATGCGCAGATCACGTCTGTTCGTGCCGCCGAGGATCGCGCGGCCGAAGGGAAACGGCTCGGCGCATACGCGAAGGCGATGATCAGTGACCCATACGAGCTGACTGTGAATCTCCTGCGACGAAATCGCGGCGACGTCGGGATGGTGGGATTCGCGATGAGCGAGACCAATCTCGAGCGGATCCTCGCGCACCCACTCGGCATGGTTTGCACCGACGGCGGGGCGTTCGCTGTCGACGGTCCCACTCGCCGCGGAAGTCCGCACCCACGCGGCGCGGGAAGTTTTCCGCGGGTGCTCGCGCGTTACGTACGCGAGCGGAAGGTACTCACTCTCGGCGATGCGATCAGGAAGATGACGTCGCTGCCGGCGTCGCGAGTGCGTCTCGCCGATCGCGGGCGACTCGCTGTTGGACTTGCCGGAGATGTCGTGGTATTCGATCCGGCGCGAGTCGCGGACACGGCGACATTTGAGGCGCCGTTTCAGTATCCGGTGGGAATCTCAGTCGTGGTGGTGAACGGGGCGGTCACACTTGGCGACGGCCAGCGGAGTGCGATAGGAACTGGCAAAGCGCTTCGCCTCGTCGGCGGCAATCGTCTGAGCAGGGGCGGGTCGGGATGA
- a CDS encoding N-acetylmuramoyl-L-alanine amidase-like domain-containing protein, whose protein sequence is MNTPLSRRELLRNVAVSAAGLMIPFSLFDDDLARISEWLEDTESLALSDSDQARLAAWTTTLRREAPAPRRLSLGRRAIRVGELAVGTPYEAFTLEAYLRAGGNPSRTEPLTVSLSRFDCVTLVESCLAVARVAAQTRDPSWDRFAREVERMRYRGGKRGGYTSRLHYFSEWISDGEKRGLVRDLGAELGGIEDTRPLRFMTGHRSSYPALANDAVFRAIGEMERSLDKHPRHVVPTARIPEVVDRIQTGDVVAFATSIPGLDVSHAAFAYRDSGGVLRVLHAPLSGGVVEVTRSTLPEYVSAIRRATGILVARPLG, encoded by the coding sequence ATGAACACGCCACTTTCCCGCAGAGAGCTGCTCAGAAACGTCGCCGTCTCGGCGGCCGGGCTGATGATTCCATTCTCTCTCTTCGACGACGACCTCGCGCGCATATCGGAATGGCTGGAAGATACTGAGTCGCTTGCCCTGTCCGACAGCGATCAGGCGCGACTCGCTGCATGGACCACGACGCTACGCCGTGAGGCGCCGGCTCCACGCAGACTTTCCCTCGGACGCAGAGCGATTCGCGTTGGTGAGCTTGCAGTCGGCACTCCTTATGAGGCCTTCACGCTCGAGGCGTATTTACGCGCCGGCGGCAATCCTTCGCGCACCGAGCCGCTCACGGTGTCGCTCAGCCGGTTCGACTGCGTCACGCTCGTGGAATCCTGCCTCGCAGTCGCCCGCGTCGCCGCGCAGACTCGTGATCCGTCGTGGGATCGATTCGCCCGCGAAGTGGAGCGAATGCGGTATCGTGGTGGAAAACGCGGCGGCTACACGTCGCGATTGCACTACTTCAGCGAGTGGATTTCAGACGGAGAGAAGCGTGGCCTTGTGCGCGACCTGGGTGCCGAGCTCGGTGGAATCGAAGACACTCGTCCGCTGCGCTTCATGACCGGGCATCGTAGCAGCTATCCGGCGCTCGCCAATGATGCCGTATTCCGCGCGATCGGAGAAATGGAGCGCAGTCTCGACAAGCATCCTCGTCACGTCGTACCGACGGCACGGATTCCTGAAGTCGTTGACCGCATCCAGACGGGAGATGTGGTGGCATTTGCGACGTCGATCCCCGGCCTCGACGTGAGCCACGCCGCGTTCGCTTATCGCGACTCGGGCGGAGTGCTCCGCGTGCTGCACGCTCCGCTTTCGGGTGGAGTCGTGGAGGTCACGCGGTCGACTCTTCCCGAGTACGTCTCCGCCATTCGTCGCGCCACCGGCATTCTAGTGGCGCGCCCATTGGGTTGA
- a CDS encoding putative toxin-antitoxin system toxin component, PIN family encodes MFLDTNVLVSAFTARGLSADLMRLVLAEHEVLTGEVNLQELRRVLGGRSGASEEQLRDIESQLRDHTIVARPSSPADKSIRDSDDLWVVASATAGQADMLVTGDRDLLEVKGKPPLSILSPRSAWEMLRTQ; translated from the coding sequence GTGTTCCTCGACACTAACGTCCTCGTCAGCGCCTTCACCGCGCGCGGCCTCAGTGCCGACCTCATGCGACTCGTCCTGGCGGAGCACGAGGTTCTCACTGGAGAGGTGAACCTGCAGGAATTGCGGCGAGTGCTGGGAGGTCGTTCTGGTGCGTCCGAAGAGCAGCTGAGGGACATTGAAAGTCAGCTGCGGGATCATACAATTGTTGCACGCCCTTCCTCACCAGCCGACAAGAGTATTCGCGACTCCGATGATCTTTGGGTAGTCGCGTCAGCTACGGCTGGGCAGGCCGACATGCTAGTCACGGGCGACAGAGATCTGTTGGAAGTCAAAGGAAAACCTCCGCTGTCGATTCTGAGTCCCCGGTCTGCATGGGAAATGTTGAGGACGCAGTGA
- a CDS encoding AAA family ATPase, which yields MIRSVVCPTSVGREAPLRSLLERLDRAVEGHGTVLLLGGDGGVGKSRLVRDLKQEATARHVRVIEGRCSSTESSVPYAPFMDALRFRIARGEGDEVAKILGPLRAILAPIFPQLEGAAAAPDQTAERDRERPYALIFGVLERLATDDPMLLVLEDVHWADQTSLELLHHLAHRATSLRLMMVVTYRSDELHAAHPLRRLLGSLARDRVGEDMRLSPLGRDETTEMLRCMLGTEPDSAFAAEIWRRAEGNPLFVEELVSVLAEGGVLEPTADAAAALARTRLPSTVSEAILARVNALGPRAMETLSAAAVIGRIVEFEDMREVLGISEEELVEVLEQLVAHQLLREERNESGECYVFPHALMQETLYESIISRRRRMLHRRVAAALEKRAANTPRRLDELAYHFRLGGDHEHAYEYARLAGDEAVRLRAWDDASEHYENALASLEELGDEGVRAAEVLERLAAVAWRQSRAAAGRQYAEDALRLWRSLGQSEQTARVLRGLATLRVEEGDTEGAAEALDEALRLLGDESPSRELGPIYDDLGRLWLGRGDLDRAESLLLHGLSLSSRDAQGAEEVLALVGLAELSILGGEVNAGVARLDVALALLREGRLPFDRLARVYAEGVKALLLAQEYERALSWADAARALCRDQGVVGLDALFRAMRAAVLTITSGEEDTLAEASAAVDELRRAQRAELRDALRVLGFVCRARGDLAGARRAYEEAIELGDRGWSVGLALVALAEGRNAEAAKVLEAALRSVPPSQPLLARQLLPYAAEALIAVGRVEDAAELVDNAPTLSDAEAGAAQLAHAVGLVRLAQGRTEEAREALSAAAEAWDKLGNRLECRRARVTLLEAMLSAGDSLEGLALGRRLLEELGRPLLPREREVVRRVLRRAGVRTRPSVAGSGEARVAGSGLTSREQAVLNEVAKGRTNREIAVALGIAEKTVSVHVSHILAKLGCKTRTQAARFVPQSAV from the coding sequence ATGATCCGATCCGTCGTCTGTCCCACGTCGGTAGGTCGCGAAGCGCCGTTGCGCTCGCTTCTCGAGCGCCTCGACCGCGCCGTCGAGGGGCATGGCACCGTGCTGCTCCTGGGCGGCGACGGCGGCGTCGGTAAGAGCCGTCTTGTTCGCGATCTCAAACAGGAAGCAACGGCGAGACACGTCCGCGTCATTGAAGGGCGTTGCTCCAGCACCGAGTCCTCCGTTCCGTATGCGCCGTTCATGGACGCCCTGCGATTCCGGATTGCGCGAGGTGAAGGCGACGAAGTCGCGAAGATTCTCGGTCCGCTTCGCGCCATTCTCGCCCCGATTTTTCCGCAGCTCGAGGGCGCAGCGGCAGCACCCGATCAAACCGCCGAGCGCGACCGCGAGCGTCCTTATGCGCTGATCTTCGGCGTTCTCGAGCGATTGGCGACGGACGATCCGATGCTACTCGTCCTCGAAGACGTTCACTGGGCGGACCAGACTTCGCTCGAGCTCCTCCATCACCTGGCGCACCGCGCGACATCACTTCGTCTGATGATGGTCGTCACCTATCGCTCCGACGAGCTGCACGCCGCACATCCTCTGCGGCGATTGCTCGGCTCGTTGGCGCGCGACCGCGTCGGCGAAGATATGCGGCTCTCGCCGCTCGGGCGCGATGAGACCACCGAAATGCTCCGGTGCATGCTCGGGACCGAGCCCGATTCAGCGTTTGCGGCGGAGATCTGGAGAAGGGCAGAAGGGAATCCGCTTTTCGTCGAAGAGCTGGTCTCGGTGCTCGCCGAAGGCGGAGTACTCGAGCCCACCGCCGATGCTGCTGCGGCACTCGCGCGTACGCGGCTGCCGTCGACCGTCAGCGAGGCGATTCTCGCCCGCGTGAACGCTCTCGGACCGCGAGCGATGGAGACGCTTTCGGCTGCCGCCGTGATCGGACGCATCGTCGAGTTCGAGGACATGCGCGAAGTACTCGGCATTTCCGAGGAGGAGCTGGTCGAAGTTCTCGAGCAGCTCGTCGCCCATCAGCTGCTGCGTGAAGAGAGAAACGAGAGCGGCGAGTGCTACGTGTTTCCGCACGCGCTGATGCAGGAGACGCTGTATGAGAGCATCATCTCGCGCCGACGCCGAATGCTGCATCGTCGCGTGGCCGCCGCTCTCGAGAAGCGCGCGGCGAACACTCCGCGGCGCCTGGATGAGCTCGCGTATCATTTCCGACTCGGCGGCGACCACGAGCACGCCTATGAATACGCGCGACTTGCCGGCGACGAAGCAGTGCGACTGCGCGCATGGGATGATGCCTCGGAGCACTACGAGAACGCGCTGGCCTCGCTCGAGGAGCTCGGCGATGAGGGAGTGCGCGCAGCCGAAGTACTCGAGCGACTGGCGGCGGTAGCCTGGCGACAGAGCCGCGCCGCAGCAGGACGCCAGTACGCCGAAGACGCGCTGCGATTGTGGCGCAGCCTCGGCCAGAGTGAGCAAACGGCGCGTGTTCTTCGCGGCCTCGCAACATTGCGCGTGGAGGAGGGCGACACCGAAGGTGCGGCGGAAGCGCTCGACGAAGCGCTGCGTCTCCTCGGTGACGAGTCGCCCAGCCGCGAGCTCGGTCCCATCTACGACGACCTCGGCCGATTGTGGCTTGGACGCGGCGATCTCGACCGCGCGGAGAGTCTCTTGCTGCACGGGTTGTCGCTCTCGTCACGCGACGCACAAGGGGCCGAAGAAGTACTCGCGCTTGTCGGCCTCGCCGAGCTCAGCATACTGGGGGGCGAAGTCAACGCTGGAGTTGCACGACTCGATGTTGCACTCGCGCTCTTGCGCGAAGGACGGCTACCGTTCGACCGGCTTGCCCGTGTTTATGCGGAAGGCGTGAAGGCTCTGTTGCTGGCGCAGGAATACGAGCGCGCGTTGAGCTGGGCCGATGCGGCGCGCGCGCTGTGCAGAGATCAGGGAGTCGTTGGCCTGGACGCGCTGTTCCGCGCAATGCGTGCGGCAGTGCTGACAATTACGAGCGGGGAAGAGGATACTCTCGCGGAAGCTTCGGCTGCGGTCGACGAGCTGCGCCGAGCTCAACGAGCGGAGCTGCGCGATGCGCTCCGTGTGCTGGGCTTTGTGTGCCGGGCGCGTGGCGACTTGGCTGGTGCGCGCCGCGCGTATGAGGAAGCGATCGAGCTCGGCGATCGCGGCTGGTCTGTCGGCCTCGCGCTTGTCGCTCTCGCCGAGGGACGCAACGCCGAAGCGGCGAAGGTTCTCGAAGCCGCGCTGCGGTCTGTGCCTCCGAGTCAGCCGCTGCTCGCGCGGCAGCTGCTGCCGTACGCCGCCGAGGCGCTCATTGCCGTTGGGCGCGTAGAGGATGCAGCGGAGCTGGTCGATAACGCTCCGACGCTGTCGGATGCGGAGGCGGGAGCCGCGCAGCTCGCGCACGCGGTGGGACTCGTGCGCCTGGCGCAGGGCCGAACGGAGGAAGCGCGCGAAGCTCTTTCTGCGGCGGCCGAAGCCTGGGACAAACTCGGAAATCGTCTGGAATGCCGGAGAGCGCGAGTAACCCTGCTCGAGGCAATGCTGTCAGCCGGCGACTCGTTGGAGGGGCTCGCGCTCGGCAGGCGTCTGCTCGAGGAGCTCGGACGTCCACTGTTGCCGAGAGAGCGCGAGGTCGTGCGGCGGGTGCTGCGGCGGGCGGGCGTGCGCACGAGGCCGAGCGTCGCGGGCTCGGGAGAGGCGCGCGTCGCGGGCTCAGGTCTCACGAGTCGGGAGCAGGCAGTGCTGAACGAAGTCGCGAAGGGACGAACGAATCGCGAGATCGCGGTCGCCCTGGGAATAGCCGAGAAGACCGTGAGCGTGCATGTGAGTCACATCCTCGCCAAGCTCGGATGCAAGACGAGGACGCAAGCCGCGAGGTTCGTCCCGCAGTCGGCGGTCTAA
- a CDS encoding hemolysin III family protein has translation MSDRDRSIGEEIANSITHGLGLIASLVGLPILRLKARASGDPSAVSGATIFGVTLILLYGTSTIYHALPLSKWKGFFRVLDHSAIYLLIAGTYTPFALGPLRGAWGWTLLAIIWTLALVGIGAKILGWFRIRYLSTGLYLAMGWLIVVAIKPLIDNVPPAGLLWIAAGGLAYTGGVAFYAMKRVRYNHMIWHLFVAAGSVCHFIAVLGYALPA, from the coding sequence ATGTCAGATCGCGACCGTTCAATCGGCGAAGAAATAGCAAACAGCATCACCCACGGCCTGGGTCTGATTGCAAGCTTAGTCGGACTTCCGATTCTGCGGCTGAAAGCCCGCGCGAGCGGCGACCCTTCCGCGGTTTCCGGCGCGACGATTTTTGGGGTGACGCTCATTCTGCTGTACGGAACGTCGACGATTTATCACGCTCTGCCGTTGTCGAAGTGGAAGGGCTTCTTTCGAGTTCTGGATCATTCGGCGATTTACCTCCTCATCGCCGGAACGTATACGCCCTTCGCGCTCGGGCCATTGCGCGGTGCGTGGGGTTGGACGCTGCTGGCCATCATCTGGACGCTTGCCCTGGTCGGGATCGGTGCGAAAATCCTGGGGTGGTTCCGGATTCGTTATTTGTCTACAGGACTGTATCTGGCGATGGGCTGGCTGATCGTCGTCGCGATCAAGCCGCTCATTGACAACGTTCCGCCTGCGGGCCTCCTGTGGATCGCGGCCGGCGGACTCGCGTACACCGGCGGAGTTGCGTTCTACGCGATGAAGCGCGTGAGATACAACCATATGATATGGCATCTGTTCGTTGCTGCTGGGAGCGTGTGCCATTTCATCGCCGTCCTTGGCTACGCGCTCCCCGCCTGA